One region of Psychrobacter sp. DAB_AL43B genomic DNA includes:
- a CDS encoding DUF2726 domain-containing protein, translated as MSFGVIFLILAVGFLGLITLPKLFSTKQITEPDPQPVRGDELPIWPFAPMPIMTATEVIFFNKLKNALPEYHIFVQVQLSRIIETNSNETSERSFWFNRICRQSVDYVIVDVDAQTTLVAIELDDWTHSSKARQKADDKKDKALASAGIAIVRFHAERMPSADMLRYELMQVIESY; from the coding sequence ATGTCATTTGGTGTTATATTTTTAATATTGGCGGTTGGGTTTTTGGGGCTTATTACCTTACCAAAACTGTTTTCTACTAAACAAATTACTGAACCTGACCCGCAACCTGTACGCGGCGACGAGCTACCTATTTGGCCATTCGCGCCGATGCCGATTATGACCGCTACTGAGGTAATATTTTTTAATAAGTTAAAAAATGCGCTGCCGGAATATCATATCTTTGTGCAAGTTCAGCTGTCACGAATCATCGAGACGAACAGTAATGAGACCTCCGAGCGTAGCTTTTGGTTTAATCGAATCTGCCGTCAAAGTGTCGATTATGTGATCGTCGACGTTGATGCACAGACTACTTTGGTGGCCATCGAGCTTGATGATTGGACGCATAGCAGTAAAGCGCGACAAAAAGCGGATGATAAAAAAGATAAAGCCCTTGCTAGCGCGGGTATTGCCATTGTACGCTTTCATGCGGAACGTATGCCTAGTGCGGATATGCTGAGATATGAGCTAATGCAGGTTATTGAAAGTTATTGA